Proteins co-encoded in one Callospermophilus lateralis isolate mCalLat2 chromosome 2, mCalLat2.hap1, whole genome shotgun sequence genomic window:
- the Tmem25 gene encoding transmembrane protein 25 isoform X3, with protein sequence MGLPQGPATLPHTLLLLPTLLSSGWGELAPQIDGQTWAERALRENERHAFTCRVSGGLGIPQLAWYLDGQLQEASTSRLLSVGGEAFSGGTSTFTVTAQRAQHELNCSLQDPGSGRSANASVILNVQFKPEIAQVGAKYQEAQGPGLLVVLFALVRANPPANVTWIDQDGPITVNTSDFLVLDAQNYPWLTNHTVQLQLRSLAHNLSVVATNDVGVTSASLPAPGPSRRPSLISSLCTSCSDSNNLKLNNVRLPRENMSLPSNLQLNDLTPDSRGKQADQPIARNSSRPELLDPEPGGLLTSRGFIRLPMLSYIYRVSSVSSDEIWL encoded by the exons ATGGGGCTGCCTCAGGGCCCAGCTACCCTCCCGCACACACTGCTGCTCCTGCCAACCCTTCTGAGCTCAG GTTGGGGGGAGTTGGCGCCACAAATTGATGGTCAGACCTGGGCTGAACGGGCACTTCGGGAGAATGAACGCCATGCCTTCACCTGCCGGGTGTCAGGGGGACTTGGCATTCCCCAGTTGGCCTGGTACCTGGATGGACAGCTTCAGGAAGCCAGCACCTCAAGACTGCTGAGTGTGGGCGGGGAGGCCTTCTCTGGAGGCACTAGCACCTTTACTGTCACTGCTCAACGGGCCCAGCATGAGCTGAATTGCTCCCTACAGGACCCAGGCAGTGGCCGGTCAGCCAACGCCTCTGTCATCCTCAATGTGCAAT TTAAACCGGAGATTGCCCAGGTTGGAGCCAAGTACCAGGAAGCTCAAGGTCCAGGCCTCCTGGTTGTCCTCTTTGCCCTGGTACGTGCCAACCCACCTGCCAATGTCACCTGGATCGACCAGGATGGGCCAATAACTGTCAACACCTCTGACTTCCTGGTGCTGGATGCTCAGAACTATCCCTGGCTCACCAACCATACTGTTCAGCTGCAACTCCGCAGCCTGGCACATAACCTCTCAGTGGTGGCCACCAATGATGTGGGTGTCACCAGTGCCTCGCTTCCGGCCCCAG GCCCCTCCCGGCGCCCATCTCTGATTTCTAG CCTTTGTACATCCTGTAGTGACTCCAACAACTTGAAACTCAACAATGTGCGCCTGCCACGGGAGAACATGTCCCTCCCATCCAACCTTCAGCTCAATGACCTCACTCCAGATTCCAGAG GGAAACAAGCAGACCAGCCAATCGCTCGCAACAGCAGCCGGCCAGAGCTTCTGGACCCTGAGCCTGGTGGCCTCCTCACCAGCAGAG GCTTCATCCGCCTCCCAATGCTGAGCTACATCTATCGAGTGTCCAGTGTGAGCAGTGATGAGATCTGGCTCTGA
- the Tmem25 gene encoding transmembrane protein 25 isoform X4 gives MGLPQGPATLPHTLLLLPTLLSSGWGELAPQIDGQTWAERALRENERHAFTCRVSGGLGIPQLAWYLDGQLQEASTSRLLSVGGEAFSGGTSTFTVTAQRAQHELNCSLQDPGSGRSANASVILNVQFKPEIAQVGAKYQEAQGPGLLVVLFALVRANPPANVTWIDQDGPITVNTSDFLVLDAQNYPWLTNHTVQLQLRSLAHNLSVVATNDVGVTSASLPAPGPSRRPSLISSDSNNLKLNNVRLPRENMSLPSNLQLNDLTPDSRGKQADQPIARNSSRPELLDPEPGGLLTSRGFIRLPMLSYIYRVSSVSSDEIWL, from the exons ATGGGGCTGCCTCAGGGCCCAGCTACCCTCCCGCACACACTGCTGCTCCTGCCAACCCTTCTGAGCTCAG GTTGGGGGGAGTTGGCGCCACAAATTGATGGTCAGACCTGGGCTGAACGGGCACTTCGGGAGAATGAACGCCATGCCTTCACCTGCCGGGTGTCAGGGGGACTTGGCATTCCCCAGTTGGCCTGGTACCTGGATGGACAGCTTCAGGAAGCCAGCACCTCAAGACTGCTGAGTGTGGGCGGGGAGGCCTTCTCTGGAGGCACTAGCACCTTTACTGTCACTGCTCAACGGGCCCAGCATGAGCTGAATTGCTCCCTACAGGACCCAGGCAGTGGCCGGTCAGCCAACGCCTCTGTCATCCTCAATGTGCAAT TTAAACCGGAGATTGCCCAGGTTGGAGCCAAGTACCAGGAAGCTCAAGGTCCAGGCCTCCTGGTTGTCCTCTTTGCCCTGGTACGTGCCAACCCACCTGCCAATGTCACCTGGATCGACCAGGATGGGCCAATAACTGTCAACACCTCTGACTTCCTGGTGCTGGATGCTCAGAACTATCCCTGGCTCACCAACCATACTGTTCAGCTGCAACTCCGCAGCCTGGCACATAACCTCTCAGTGGTGGCCACCAATGATGTGGGTGTCACCAGTGCCTCGCTTCCGGCCCCAG GCCCCTCCCGGCGCCCATCTCTGATTTCTAG TGACTCCAACAACTTGAAACTCAACAATGTGCGCCTGCCACGGGAGAACATGTCCCTCCCATCCAACCTTCAGCTCAATGACCTCACTCCAGATTCCAGAG GGAAACAAGCAGACCAGCCAATCGCTCGCAACAGCAGCCGGCCAGAGCTTCTGGACCCTGAGCCTGGTGGCCTCCTCACCAGCAGAG GCTTCATCCGCCTCCCAATGCTGAGCTACATCTATCGAGTGTCCAGTGTGAGCAGTGATGAGATCTGGCTCTGA
- the Tmem25 gene encoding transmembrane protein 25 isoform X2 has translation MGLPQGPATLPHTLLLLPTLLSSGWGELAPQIDGQTWAERALRENERHAFTCRVSGGLGIPQLAWYLDGQLQEASTSRLLSVGGEAFSGGTSTFTVTAQRAQHELNCSLQDPGSGRSANASVILNVQFKPEIAQVGAKYQEAQGPGLLVVLFALVRANPPANVTWIDQDGPITVNTSDFLVLDAQNYPWLTNHTVQLQLRSLAHNLSVVATNDVGVTSASLPAPGLLATRVEVPLLGIVVAGGLALGTLVGFSTLVACLVCRKEKKTKGPSRRPSLISSDSNNLKLNNVRLPRENMSLPSNLQLNDLTPDSRGKQADQPIARNSSRPELLDPEPGGLLTSRGFIRLPMLSYIYRVSSVSSDEIWL, from the exons ATGGGGCTGCCTCAGGGCCCAGCTACCCTCCCGCACACACTGCTGCTCCTGCCAACCCTTCTGAGCTCAG GTTGGGGGGAGTTGGCGCCACAAATTGATGGTCAGACCTGGGCTGAACGGGCACTTCGGGAGAATGAACGCCATGCCTTCACCTGCCGGGTGTCAGGGGGACTTGGCATTCCCCAGTTGGCCTGGTACCTGGATGGACAGCTTCAGGAAGCCAGCACCTCAAGACTGCTGAGTGTGGGCGGGGAGGCCTTCTCTGGAGGCACTAGCACCTTTACTGTCACTGCTCAACGGGCCCAGCATGAGCTGAATTGCTCCCTACAGGACCCAGGCAGTGGCCGGTCAGCCAACGCCTCTGTCATCCTCAATGTGCAAT TTAAACCGGAGATTGCCCAGGTTGGAGCCAAGTACCAGGAAGCTCAAGGTCCAGGCCTCCTGGTTGTCCTCTTTGCCCTGGTACGTGCCAACCCACCTGCCAATGTCACCTGGATCGACCAGGATGGGCCAATAACTGTCAACACCTCTGACTTCCTGGTGCTGGATGCTCAGAACTATCCCTGGCTCACCAACCATACTGTTCAGCTGCAACTCCGCAGCCTGGCACATAACCTCTCAGTGGTGGCCACCAATGATGTGGGTGTCACCAGTGCCTCGCTTCCGGCCCCAG GACTCCTGGCCACCCGGGTGGAAGTGCCACTGCTGGGCATCGTTGTGGCTGGAGGGCTTGCCCTGGGCACCCTAGTAGGATTTAGCACCTTGGTGGCCTGCCTGGTCTGCAGGAAAGAGAAGAAGACCAAAG GCCCCTCCCGGCGCCCATCTCTGATTTCTAG TGACTCCAACAACTTGAAACTCAACAATGTGCGCCTGCCACGGGAGAACATGTCCCTCCCATCCAACCTTCAGCTCAATGACCTCACTCCAGATTCCAGAG GGAAACAAGCAGACCAGCCAATCGCTCGCAACAGCAGCCGGCCAGAGCTTCTGGACCCTGAGCCTGGTGGCCTCCTCACCAGCAGAG GCTTCATCCGCCTCCCAATGCTGAGCTACATCTATCGAGTGTCCAGTGTGAGCAGTGATGAGATCTGGCTCTGA
- the Tmem25 gene encoding transmembrane protein 25 isoform X1 → MGLPQGPATLPHTLLLLPTLLSSGWGELAPQIDGQTWAERALRENERHAFTCRVSGGLGIPQLAWYLDGQLQEASTSRLLSVGGEAFSGGTSTFTVTAQRAQHELNCSLQDPGSGRSANASVILNVQFKPEIAQVGAKYQEAQGPGLLVVLFALVRANPPANVTWIDQDGPITVNTSDFLVLDAQNYPWLTNHTVQLQLRSLAHNLSVVATNDVGVTSASLPAPGLLATRVEVPLLGIVVAGGLALGTLVGFSTLVACLVCRKEKKTKGPSRRPSLISSLCTSCSDSNNLKLNNVRLPRENMSLPSNLQLNDLTPDSRGKQADQPIARNSSRPELLDPEPGGLLTSRGFIRLPMLSYIYRVSSVSSDEIWL, encoded by the exons ATGGGGCTGCCTCAGGGCCCAGCTACCCTCCCGCACACACTGCTGCTCCTGCCAACCCTTCTGAGCTCAG GTTGGGGGGAGTTGGCGCCACAAATTGATGGTCAGACCTGGGCTGAACGGGCACTTCGGGAGAATGAACGCCATGCCTTCACCTGCCGGGTGTCAGGGGGACTTGGCATTCCCCAGTTGGCCTGGTACCTGGATGGACAGCTTCAGGAAGCCAGCACCTCAAGACTGCTGAGTGTGGGCGGGGAGGCCTTCTCTGGAGGCACTAGCACCTTTACTGTCACTGCTCAACGGGCCCAGCATGAGCTGAATTGCTCCCTACAGGACCCAGGCAGTGGCCGGTCAGCCAACGCCTCTGTCATCCTCAATGTGCAAT TTAAACCGGAGATTGCCCAGGTTGGAGCCAAGTACCAGGAAGCTCAAGGTCCAGGCCTCCTGGTTGTCCTCTTTGCCCTGGTACGTGCCAACCCACCTGCCAATGTCACCTGGATCGACCAGGATGGGCCAATAACTGTCAACACCTCTGACTTCCTGGTGCTGGATGCTCAGAACTATCCCTGGCTCACCAACCATACTGTTCAGCTGCAACTCCGCAGCCTGGCACATAACCTCTCAGTGGTGGCCACCAATGATGTGGGTGTCACCAGTGCCTCGCTTCCGGCCCCAG GACTCCTGGCCACCCGGGTGGAAGTGCCACTGCTGGGCATCGTTGTGGCTGGAGGGCTTGCCCTGGGCACCCTAGTAGGATTTAGCACCTTGGTGGCCTGCCTGGTCTGCAGGAAAGAGAAGAAGACCAAAG GCCCCTCCCGGCGCCCATCTCTGATTTCTAG CCTTTGTACATCCTGTAGTGACTCCAACAACTTGAAACTCAACAATGTGCGCCTGCCACGGGAGAACATGTCCCTCCCATCCAACCTTCAGCTCAATGACCTCACTCCAGATTCCAGAG GGAAACAAGCAGACCAGCCAATCGCTCGCAACAGCAGCCGGCCAGAGCTTCTGGACCCTGAGCCTGGTGGCCTCCTCACCAGCAGAG GCTTCATCCGCCTCCCAATGCTGAGCTACATCTATCGAGTGTCCAGTGTGAGCAGTGATGAGATCTGGCTCTGA
- the Ttc36 gene encoding tetratricopeptide repeat protein 36 → MGTPNDQAVLQAIFNPDTPFGDVFGFDLGEEAEKEEADEDGVFPGAQLEQSKALELQGVIAAEAGDLSTALERFGQAICLLPERASAYNNRAQARRLQGDTAGAQADLDRALALSGGRGRAARQGFVQRGLLARLQGRDDDARRDFEQAARLGSPFARRQLVLLNPYAALCNRMLADMMGQLRSPRNGR, encoded by the exons ATGGGGACCCCAAATGATCAGGCTGTGTTGCAGGCCATCTTCAACCCTGATACCCCATTTGGAGATGTTTTTGGGTTTGACCTGGGAGAGGAAGCAGAGAAGGAAGAAGCAGATGAAG ATGGAGTTTTCCCTGGAGCACAGCTGGAGCAATCTAAGGCCCTAGAGCTTCAGGGAGTGATAGCAGCAGAGGCTGGGGACCTCAGCACAGCCCTGGAAAGGTTTGGCCAAGCCATCTGCCTGCTGCCTGAGAGAGCCTCAGCCTACAACAATCGTGCCCAGGCCCGGAGGCTCCAGGGAGATACGGCAG GTGCCCAGGCGGACCTGGACCGCGCCCTGGCGCTGAGTGGCGGCCGGGGTCGCGCCGCCCGCCAAGGCTTCGTGCAGCGAGGGCTCCTGGCGCGGCTGCAGGGCCGAGACGACGACGCCCGTAGGGACTTCGAGCAGGCAGCACGGCTGGGCAGTCCCTTCGCGCGGCGCCAGCTTGTGCTGCTCAACCCGTACGCCGCGCTGTGCAACCGCATGCTGGCCGACATGATGGGGCAGCTGCGCAGTCCCCGCAATGGGCGCTGA